The following are encoded together in the Microbacterium hatanonis genome:
- a CDS encoding helix-turn-helix domain-containing protein, which yields MSTPEEISSFLVSRRARISPDQAGVPAYTGHRRVPGLRREEVAFLAGVSTDYYAKLERGNTRGASRGVLEAIARALQLDEIERDHLFNLVEVTTAPRRRSPRQAPRTGVTPRTQAVLDALTVPAIVQNPRLDVVAANALGAALYGLTRTDVGSAAFNGARFQFLDSRAADFYVDHERGKRNVVALLHQAAGRDPYDEDLIRLVGQLSTQSAEFRALWAQHDVIRYQRGSKRYRHPAVGRLGFAYESFDLNTETGLTMLVYTYEPNSPTAERLMLLSALGPTAADAPRDDVHVDHP from the coding sequence ATGTCAACGCCGGAAGAGATCAGCAGCTTCCTGGTCTCCCGTCGTGCCCGGATCAGCCCCGACCAGGCGGGCGTTCCCGCCTACACGGGCCACCGACGGGTGCCGGGGCTGCGGCGGGAGGAGGTCGCCTTTCTCGCGGGGGTGAGCACCGATTACTACGCGAAACTGGAACGGGGGAACACCCGTGGCGCGTCGCGCGGGGTGCTCGAGGCGATCGCTCGTGCGCTGCAGCTGGACGAGATCGAGCGAGACCACCTGTTCAACCTCGTCGAGGTCACCACTGCGCCGCGCCGTCGCTCCCCGCGCCAAGCCCCCCGCACCGGTGTGACCCCGAGAACGCAGGCCGTGCTGGATGCGCTCACCGTGCCGGCGATCGTGCAGAATCCGCGCCTCGACGTGGTCGCAGCCAACGCCCTCGGAGCAGCCCTCTACGGCTTAACCCGCACCGACGTCGGCAGTGCCGCATTCAACGGTGCCCGTTTCCAGTTCCTCGACAGCCGCGCAGCCGATTTCTACGTCGACCACGAGCGCGGCAAGCGCAACGTGGTGGCCCTGCTGCACCAGGCCGCCGGGCGTGACCCCTACGACGAGGACCTCATCCGGCTCGTCGGTCAGCTCTCTACGCAAAGCGCCGAGTTCCGGGCCCTGTGGGCCCAGCACGACGTCATCCGCTACCAGCGAGGCTCGAAACGGTACCGACACCCCGCGGTCGGCCGCCTCGGCTTCGCATACGAGAGCTTCGACCTGAATACCGAAACCGGCCTCACCATGCTCGTCTACACCTACGAGCCGAACTCGCCCACGGCGGAGCGCCTCATGCTGCTCAGCGCACTCGGCCCGACCGCCGCCGACGCCCCGCGCGACGACGTCCACGTCGACCACCCCTGA